Proteins encoded within one genomic window of Synechococcus sp. PCC 7335:
- a CDS encoding oxygenase MpaB family protein — translation MKDRYAIARKIEQLDAQKEAIAICHLLAGYEFPWDMTRALELALLRTFCVPSIAKLLDHTGEFRNHTQKRYDDTGIVVSELFKWGYHHPRGQAFLERMNAIHQRYSINNADYLYVLSTFIYEPVRWIQQFGWRPLSEHEQQALYFFWKEVGYRMKIVDIPASYHSFEAYNRSYEQKFFVYQDANRRVADATRQMLVSWFPKGLRSLVNTAMPALLDPPLLEALGWQPAPVLLTTSLRKCLQLRSRLLRRLPPRKLPDFFADQSIRSYPAGYQPTDIGP, via the coding sequence ATGAAAGATCGATACGCTATAGCCAGGAAGATCGAGCAGTTGGACGCGCAAAAAGAGGCGATCGCCATTTGCCATCTGCTCGCGGGCTACGAATTTCCGTGGGATATGACCCGTGCCCTAGAGCTAGCTTTACTGCGAACATTCTGCGTACCTTCAATCGCCAAGCTATTAGATCATACGGGTGAATTTCGCAACCACACTCAAAAGCGATATGACGATACTGGCATTGTTGTTTCAGAACTGTTCAAGTGGGGCTATCACCATCCTCGTGGCCAAGCATTTTTAGAGCGAATGAATGCAATTCACCAGCGCTATTCGATTAACAATGCAGATTATCTCTATGTGCTTTCTACGTTTATCTATGAGCCTGTGCGCTGGATCCAACAATTCGGCTGGCGTCCGCTGAGCGAGCATGAACAGCAGGCACTCTACTTCTTTTGGAAAGAGGTGGGATATAGAATGAAGATTGTTGATATTCCGGCCTCTTATCACAGCTTTGAAGCGTACAACCGTAGTTATGAACAAAAGTTTTTTGTTTATCAGGATGCTAATCGCCGGGTAGCAGATGCAACCAGACAAATGTTGGTAAGCTGGTTTCCAAAAGGGTTGCGATCGCTCGTCAATACCGCCATGCCAGCTCTACTCGATCCGCCACTGCTTGAGGCTTTAGGTTGGCAGCCGGCACCTGTTCTACTGACGACCTCGCTAAGAAAGTGCCTTCAGCTGCGCAGTCGCTTACTCCGCCGACTGCCACCTCGCAAGCTCCCTGACTTCTTTGCCGACCAGTCTATTCGTAGCTATCCAGCCGGATACCAGCCAACAGATATCGGCCCTTAG
- a CDS encoding ABC transporter permease, with the protein MGYSPPPAAEQASSLAPTQPKERWSLLLRSLEAVVLPIAALLVALLIFGGFCALAGANPLGVYGSIYKAAFGSWSAWQNTLIRASPLMLTALCTLLPARLGLVIIGNEGALVMGGLGAVLVGLGLGDALPSGLGQLAMAIAGMVFGGAWIMLAGALRHYRGVNETISSLLLNYIAIAFLKHLVEGPMRDANFVTKPSSAELDPTLWLGTLPGTRIHFGLLYGLIICILAYILIQRTTFGFATRVTGSNIRAAKIAGLPVGKLTLAICFLGGSAAGLAGMIEVAAVQKRINESLISNYGYAGILVAFVSRQNPLATILVAILLGGILASGGILQRSHNLPDATVLVFQGIVFLCVLFSDSLYGKIPYLQEGTK; encoded by the coding sequence ATGGGTTATTCACCTCCCCCGGCTGCAGAGCAGGCTTCGAGCCTCGCTCCGACTCAGCCTAAAGAACGCTGGTCTCTGCTGCTGCGATCGCTAGAAGCTGTTGTTTTACCGATTGCGGCACTTTTAGTAGCGCTGCTAATTTTTGGTGGATTTTGCGCATTAGCCGGTGCTAATCCTTTGGGTGTCTATGGCTCTATTTACAAAGCTGCTTTTGGTAGCTGGAGCGCTTGGCAAAATACGCTAATTAGAGCTTCGCCGCTGATGTTGACAGCGCTATGTACATTGCTACCTGCCAGGTTAGGTTTGGTGATCATTGGCAACGAAGGAGCGCTAGTAATGGGCGGACTAGGCGCGGTTTTGGTCGGTCTAGGGTTAGGAGATGCGCTGCCTTCTGGGCTAGGGCAGTTGGCGATGGCGATCGCAGGGATGGTATTTGGCGGTGCGTGGATAATGCTAGCAGGCGCTCTACGGCACTATCGCGGAGTGAATGAAACCATCAGCTCTTTGCTGCTGAACTATATCGCGATCGCCTTTCTAAAGCATCTTGTAGAAGGACCCATGCGAGACGCTAACTTTGTTACCAAACCCTCTTCTGCTGAACTCGATCCAACGCTTTGGCTAGGCACGCTACCGGGCACTCGCATTCACTTCGGCTTGCTCTATGGCCTGATTATCTGCATCCTGGCGTATATCTTGATCCAAAGAACCACTTTTGGCTTTGCCACCAGAGTCACGGGTAGTAATATCAGAGCTGCCAAAATCGCCGGCCTCCCGGTCGGTAAACTGACCTTAGCTATTTGTTTTCTAGGCGGTTCAGCGGCGGGCCTTGCGGGCATGATCGAGGTCGCGGCTGTCCAAAAACGAATTAACGAATCTCTAATTTCTAACTATGGCTATGCTGGTATTCTGGTCGCTTTCGTCTCCAGGCAAAACCCGCTAGCAACCATCCTTGTGGCCATACTACTAGGTGGCATTTTAGCTAGCGGCGGCATTTTGCAGCGATCGCACAATCTCCCCGATGCCACCGTCCTTGTCTTCCAAGGCATTGTTTTCTTGTGCGTTCTTTTTAGCGATTCCCTTTACGGAAAAATTCCCTACTTACAAGAAGGGACAAAATAA
- a CDS encoding bifunctional ADP-dependent NAD(P)H-hydrate dehydratase/NAD(P)H-hydrate epimerase — translation MTRSSIQHYLVTAKQMQRIEQRIFDSGMPVEAMMEKVSQKVTQALVEWLGQDRGPVGVLAGPGHNGGDALVVARELHFRGYEVQVYQPFSHLKPLTKQHARYAKSLGIAFVESVQDLACNAIVDGWFGFGLTRSIEGALATDIATLNQQNIPVFSIDLPSGIHTDTGEVMGEAIQASHTACLGLWKRGFMQAQALTYLGECELIDFDIPLLDVSAVLGERPIVQRLTAEQAITHLPLNRSVTAHKYTAGHLLLVAGSHTYAGAALLSGLGAVASGVGMLTVAVPESIRLALLPQLPGALLIGCPETDKGAIACFPESFEIDKYDAIAFGPGLTPTVPALLETVLSADCPLLLDADGLNLLAQDAPIKKLQSRSMPTILTPHTGEFKRLFPEAIDADMPGDVVHQASKDSGAVILLKGPRSAIATPDRLWFNPHSTPALARGGSGDVLTGLMGGLVASVAKAGSNDRPMTEGQTLTSDTVNAVVSAVWWHSQAAIYAAKGRTVLGVDPLQLAQSLNLALSETTL, via the coding sequence ATGACCCGCTCATCTATTCAACACTATTTAGTCACTGCGAAGCAGATGCAGCGTATTGAGCAGCGAATCTTTGACAGTGGAATGCCTGTCGAAGCGATGATGGAGAAAGTTTCGCAAAAGGTTACTCAGGCCTTAGTTGAATGGCTAGGACAAGATCGGGGGCCAGTAGGTGTCTTAGCAGGGCCAGGTCATAATGGCGGTGATGCGCTAGTCGTGGCACGAGAGCTACACTTTCGAGGTTATGAGGTGCAGGTTTATCAGCCATTTTCTCACCTAAAGCCGCTTACAAAACAGCACGCTCGCTATGCTAAGAGCTTAGGTATCGCTTTTGTAGAGTCGGTGCAAGACTTAGCCTGCAATGCGATTGTTGATGGCTGGTTTGGCTTTGGGCTGACGCGCTCAATTGAAGGTGCTTTGGCCACCGATATCGCCACGCTTAATCAACAAAACATTCCAGTTTTTAGCATTGATTTACCTTCTGGTATTCATACCGATACGGGAGAAGTGATGGGCGAAGCTATCCAGGCAAGCCACACTGCTTGTCTGGGTCTATGGAAAAGAGGATTTATGCAAGCGCAGGCACTGACCTATTTGGGTGAGTGTGAGCTGATTGATTTTGATATTCCACTTTTAGATGTCTCAGCAGTGCTAGGTGAGCGGCCTATCGTTCAGCGACTGACAGCCGAGCAGGCGATCACCCACCTTCCACTCAATCGCTCGGTGACAGCGCATAAGTATACGGCTGGTCATCTGCTACTAGTGGCCGGTTCTCATACCTACGCTGGGGCGGCGCTACTATCTGGGCTAGGTGCTGTCGCCAGCGGCGTTGGTATGCTGACAGTCGCTGTTCCAGAGTCTATCCGTTTAGCACTATTGCCGCAGCTACCTGGCGCTTTGCTGATCGGATGCCCAGAAACGGACAAAGGGGCGATCGCTTGCTTCCCAGAAAGCTTCGAGATAGATAAATATGATGCGATCGCCTTTGGCCCTGGGCTGACGCCAACTGTACCAGCGCTACTAGAAACAGTACTATCCGCCGACTGTCCATTGCTTTTAGATGCCGATGGGCTTAATTTGCTTGCTCAAGATGCGCCAATCAAAAAGCTGCAATCTAGATCGATGCCGACGATTTTGACCCCTCATACTGGAGAATTCAAACGCTTGTTTCCAGAGGCGATAGATGCTGATATGCCGGGCGATGTTGTTCATCAGGCTTCGAAAGATAGTGGCGCAGTCATTTTGCTAAAAGGCCCTAGAAGTGCGATCGCCACGCCCGATCGGTTATGGTTCAATCCACATAGCACCCCCGCATTAGCCAGAGGTGGTAGCGGTGATGTCTTAACTGGGCTGATGGGAGGACTTGTAGCCAGCGTTGCCAAAGCAGGATCAAATGACAGACCAATGACTGAAGGCCAGACACTGACTTCGGACACTGTAAACGCTGTTGTGAGTGCGGTATGGTGGCATTCGCAAGCAGCCATCTATGCCGCGAAAGGACGCACTGTCTTAGGCGTCGACCCGCTACAGCTTGCGCAAAGTCTTAATCTAGCTTTGTCAGAAACTACTCTTTAG
- a CDS encoding HpsJ family protein produces MKNPSSLSVPRTIGYSLLLMTIMNWVDILVPPQFLNPIWELETVGSLVEGAPLLLFATFLIFYGEDAYRGVLEQRLVRLLSQACLLVAVCFFLLMPIGANSTIRINREIDQQAGDSFGLQMAQIDQLEEQVDEISTEEIAAILESQGIQAADSDPTVSSKDRLLEYLVETRQNVMQETSAVKRGRKRSTTKNAIKWGIGAIIVSFTLVYLWRLTQWARVPVIKKLR; encoded by the coding sequence ATGAAAAATCCCTCTTCCCTGAGCGTCCCACGCACTATCGGCTACAGCCTGCTCCTGATGACCATTATGAACTGGGTAGATATCCTTGTCCCTCCTCAGTTTCTAAATCCTATTTGGGAACTAGAAACAGTTGGGTCTTTGGTAGAAGGGGCACCACTACTACTATTTGCCACATTCCTTATTTTCTATGGAGAGGATGCTTACAGAGGGGTGCTAGAGCAACGCCTAGTACGCTTGCTCTCTCAGGCATGCTTATTGGTTGCTGTGTGCTTCTTTCTACTTATGCCAATAGGTGCAAACAGCACTATTAGAATCAACCGGGAAATTGACCAGCAGGCAGGGGATTCGTTCGGCTTACAAATGGCTCAAATTGATCAGTTAGAAGAACAGGTAGATGAGATATCTACCGAGGAAATTGCGGCTATTCTGGAAAGTCAGGGAATACAGGCAGCAGATAGTGACCCTACAGTTTCATCAAAAGATCGGCTGCTAGAATATCTGGTAGAAACCCGACAGAACGTCATGCAAGAAACATCGGCAGTCAAGCGCGGCAGGAAACGTTCCACGACAAAGAACGCCATCAAGTGGGGAATCGGTGCGATTATTGTATCCTTTACACTTGTCTATCTTTGGAGACTCACTCAGTGGGCTAGAGTACCAGTAATCAAGAAGCTTCGGTAG
- a CDS encoding calcium/sodium antiporter, which translates to MSIFTVVSLVVGLALLVLGAEFLIRGASKLAATIGVPPLIIGLTVVAFGTSAPELAVSLNASLNGQADIALGNVVGSNICNVLLILGISAVIAPLIVAQQLVRLDVPIMIGVSALLMFFGLDNQLDRSDGLVLFIGGIAYTLFLLVQSRKEKNPVIQDEYEQFGARSLSLKETSLSALLFFLGMAMLVAGSRWLVGSAVSIATFLGASPLIIGLTIIAFGTSLPELATSVMATFRGERDLAVGNVIGSNIFNILVVLGLTSAVSETGIHISNSAQRFDIPVMLAVAIMCLPIFFTDNQVSRREGILLLSYYVLYVGYLVANAADPDSIWTGSINLIVVPLTLLMLCLLSWRTWLTFRRKGAAKE; encoded by the coding sequence ATGAGTATTTTTACGGTTGTTTCTTTAGTAGTAGGCCTGGCTCTGTTAGTACTGGGCGCAGAGTTCTTAATTCGAGGTGCTTCTAAGCTAGCTGCCACAATTGGCGTTCCCCCTTTGATCATTGGCTTGACGGTAGTGGCTTTTGGTACGAGCGCCCCAGAACTGGCCGTCAGTTTAAACGCGAGTCTCAATGGGCAAGCGGATATCGCTCTAGGGAATGTGGTCGGTAGCAATATCTGCAATGTGCTACTGATATTGGGAATTTCGGCAGTGATCGCTCCTTTGATTGTTGCGCAGCAGCTAGTACGGCTAGATGTGCCAATCATGATTGGCGTGTCGGCGCTACTGATGTTCTTCGGTTTGGATAATCAGCTTGATCGCTCCGACGGCCTAGTTTTGTTCATTGGGGGAATAGCCTATACTCTCTTCTTGCTGGTGCAAAGCCGAAAAGAAAAGAATCCTGTTATTCAAGATGAGTATGAACAGTTTGGAGCGCGATCGCTTTCTCTCAAAGAGACTAGCCTGAGCGCGCTTCTGTTTTTCCTTGGTATGGCTATGTTGGTTGCCGGCTCTCGCTGGCTAGTCGGGAGCGCTGTGAGCATTGCGACTTTTCTAGGGGCTAGTCCACTGATTATCGGTCTGACCATCATTGCTTTTGGGACTTCTTTGCCAGAGCTAGCGACCTCCGTGATGGCTACCTTTAGAGGGGAGCGTGACTTGGCCGTAGGTAACGTTATTGGCAGTAATATCTTCAATATTTTGGTGGTCTTAGGACTTACCAGCGCTGTCTCAGAAACTGGAATTCACATCTCCAATTCAGCTCAAAGGTTTGATATTCCGGTTATGCTGGCAGTAGCGATCATGTGCTTGCCAATCTTTTTCACTGATAACCAGGTCTCCAGGCGAGAAGGCATTTTGCTACTAAGCTACTACGTACTGTACGTAGGCTATCTAGTTGCTAATGCGGCGGACCCGGATTCTATCTGGACAGGTTCGATCAACCTAATTGTTGTGCCGCTAACGCTATTGATGCTGTGCCTGCTAAGCTGGCGTACCTGGCTGACCTTTCGACGCAAGGGAGCAGCTAAAGAGTAG
- a CDS encoding PEP-CTERM sorting domain-containing protein, with the protein MRKKAFMLSLLILGSSAFYDFVNTSSAQAAFTTEMNGRKTLDGRARVNMTFDSDEAGVRNLDHSYYFLAKNERRNLFGDLKGQVSAKIEALTSSMLTLDVKVRNQTKDNFNASIVSLWLGIEQDVTGVEITRKGDVFRKAQVRNNLPGPGRISGVCISAVGCNGGNRMNKGLLALSDSFKINIKGDFGVAGRGSDFGEVTLTDSGSRWKVRDTGSYDVAGVPEPITMLGSGAALAFGALMKRRLSQASEQDS; encoded by the coding sequence ATGAGAAAAAAGGCTTTTATGCTCTCTCTCCTTATATTGGGGAGTAGCGCATTTTACGATTTCGTCAATACTTCTAGCGCTCAAGCTGCCTTTACCACCGAAATGAATGGTCGTAAGACCCTCGACGGTAGGGCTCGGGTCAACATGACGTTTGATAGTGATGAAGCAGGTGTTCGAAACCTCGATCACTCTTATTACTTCCTAGCAAAGAACGAGAGACGAAATCTCTTTGGCGATCTAAAGGGACAGGTCTCAGCGAAGATAGAAGCGCTGACTAGTTCGATGCTCACCCTAGATGTGAAGGTTCGCAATCAAACTAAGGACAACTTCAATGCTTCTATCGTTAGCCTTTGGCTAGGAATCGAGCAAGACGTCACTGGCGTAGAGATTACCCGTAAGGGAGATGTCTTCCGTAAGGCCCAGGTTAGAAATAATCTGCCCGGTCCTGGTAGAATCAGCGGCGTCTGTATCAGCGCTGTGGGTTGTAATGGAGGTAATCGGATGAACAAAGGACTACTGGCCCTTTCGGATTCCTTCAAGATCAACATCAAGGGTGATTTTGGCGTTGCTGGGCGAGGATCTGATTTTGGTGAAGTGACCCTTACCGATTCTGGATCGAGATGGAAGGTTCGCGATACTGGAAGCTACGACGTAGCAGGTGTGCCCGAGCCTATCACTATGCTAGGGTCAGGGGCGGCTCTTGCCTTTGGCGCATTGATGAAACGCCGCTTGTCTCAGGCTTCTGAGCAAGATTCATAA
- a CDS encoding Npun_F5749 family FMN-dependent PPOX-type flavoprotein produces MSSSDLAPWRSPLSRALHRNRAQPVCRFLQLATIRPEGSPANRTVVFRGFRQETNQLMFISDRRSEKIVQIRQNPSAEACWYFTKTREQFRLRGQLMIITADTVAADLGETRRQLWQKISDSARLQFAWPTPKATRNPDSDAFEAPEIDSRTPPDTFCVLLLLPEEVDYLCLRGEPQDRIIYHLSKESWTVTSVNP; encoded by the coding sequence GTGTCTAGTTCTGATCTTGCACCGTGGCGATCGCCGCTTTCTAGAGCCTTGCATCGCAATCGTGCTCAGCCTGTGTGTCGATTCCTTCAGCTCGCAACCATTCGTCCAGAGGGGTCGCCCGCTAATCGTACGGTGGTATTTAGGGGCTTTCGGCAAGAGACAAATCAGCTGATGTTTATTAGCGATCGCCGCAGCGAGAAGATAGTCCAAATTCGGCAGAATCCGAGTGCAGAAGCTTGTTGGTATTTCACTAAAACCCGAGAACAGTTTCGCCTACGCGGTCAGCTAATGATTATCACCGCCGATACAGTAGCAGCCGACCTCGGTGAAACGCGCCGACAGCTCTGGCAGAAGATATCAGACAGCGCTCGACTTCAGTTTGCTTGGCCCACGCCCAAAGCCACTCGCAACCCGGATAGTGACGCCTTTGAAGCGCCGGAGATAGATTCGCGCACCCCCCCAGATACGTTTTGCGTCCTCTTGCTATTACCTGAAGAAGTAGATTATCTCTGTTTGCGTGGAGAGCCCCAAGATCGGATTATCTATCACCTGTCGAAAGAAAGTTGGACGGTCACGTCTGTCAATCCTTAA
- a CDS encoding cyanoexosortase A system-associated protein encodes MIQLWHKSRQVVLVSVFATVTLVLGKITLTPATEKGTKTSVDLPEAVPVEGWQARSTAALKDQDLDKPSYVEGREYQYINGSAVLDVQARYFSGTNGNVPEFIKTYFPSLAKDTMTKDIWEVRAFEQSGSVLLASDTEVLHLSSCINPYGGSTVSARAYKQNRNFQDIRYRLVPWLLGENLKDERCLWTHMSVISTDAQQKKTPEEMSILIENAWSSWYKWWTVQILEMEK; translated from the coding sequence ATGATCCAGCTTTGGCACAAGAGTAGACAGGTGGTTTTGGTATCCGTTTTTGCTACCGTAACGCTTGTATTAGGTAAGATAACGCTGACTCCTGCCACCGAAAAAGGCACTAAAACAAGTGTTGATCTGCCAGAGGCCGTTCCGGTAGAAGGCTGGCAAGCTAGATCAACAGCAGCACTCAAAGATCAAGATCTCGATAAACCAAGCTATGTAGAGGGTAGAGAGTACCAATACATCAACGGTAGCGCAGTGCTAGATGTTCAAGCCCGCTACTTCTCCGGTACGAACGGAAACGTTCCCGAGTTTATCAAGACATATTTTCCCAGCCTAGCCAAAGATACGATGACGAAAGACATCTGGGAGGTACGCGCTTTTGAGCAGTCAGGCTCTGTGCTGCTCGCATCAGACACAGAAGTTCTGCATCTCAGTAGTTGCATCAATCCCTATGGCGGAAGTACTGTCTCGGCTAGAGCTTACAAACAGAATAGAAACTTCCAAGATATCCGCTATCGGTTAGTCCCGTGGCTGTTGGGCGAGAATCTAAAAGACGAACGGTGCTTATGGACTCATATGTCTGTCATATCAACGGATGCACAGCAGAAGAAAACACCGGAGGAAATGAGCATATTAATAGAGAATGCCTGGTCAAGCTGGTACAAGTGGTGGACAGTTCAAATCCTTGAGATGGAAAAGTAG
- the crtA gene encoding cyanoexosortase A — MSINALPIKRFKDNSMWLLAIFAGLVAINVGLCLKADDGSLIGSSILYWAAVASMVWSRKEALNLRSGFYGTLLGLLLMSLVLVKSAFMQGYDPFLRVLPFLSMMALGFLASGFTGIRQFWKELSILLFLTPPPSLLERVVDTSAVTAKFSTALLWYAGFQVARDGKFILVPNGGVEVYSGCSGVDNMLHLFGLAIVFIAIFPTTKAQKWMIPMVSLGIAFAVNGVRVSIMAALSEPVNKAMFDYWHKGDGSLLFSMISVVLLGAYCFFLPLPESTASASSSSVALDNKSISDDSSSESCHKRTSG; from the coding sequence ATGTCTATCAACGCTCTACCCATAAAACGCTTCAAAGACAACTCGATGTGGCTCTTAGCGATCTTCGCCGGGTTAGTTGCTATCAACGTTGGTCTATGCCTCAAAGCGGACGACGGTAGCTTGATTGGCAGCAGCATCTTGTACTGGGCAGCCGTCGCCTCAATGGTTTGGTCGCGCAAAGAAGCTCTCAACTTGCGCAGTGGATTCTATGGCACCCTACTAGGGCTTTTGCTGATGTCTCTAGTTTTAGTCAAGAGCGCATTCATGCAGGGATACGATCCGTTCTTAAGAGTATTGCCCTTTTTATCCATGATGGCACTAGGATTTCTAGCCTCTGGGTTCACTGGCATTAGGCAGTTTTGGAAAGAACTTTCTATTCTTTTGTTTCTGACACCGCCGCCTAGCCTGCTTGAAAGAGTGGTGGATACCTCAGCAGTCACCGCTAAGTTTTCTACGGCGCTGCTTTGGTATGCGGGCTTTCAGGTCGCTCGTGATGGCAAATTTATCTTGGTTCCCAACGGCGGCGTCGAAGTATATTCTGGATGCTCTGGAGTAGACAACATGCTTCATCTTTTCGGATTAGCTATCGTTTTCATTGCCATTTTTCCTACCACCAAAGCGCAAAAATGGATGATTCCCATGGTGTCTTTGGGTATTGCGTTTGCTGTTAACGGTGTCAGAGTTAGCATTATGGCAGCGCTGTCTGAACCTGTAAACAAAGCAATGTTTGACTACTGGCATAAGGGTGATGGTTCGCTGTTATTCTCGATGATTTCAGTTGTCTTACTAGGTGCCTACTGCTTCTTTCTTCCACTGCCAGAGAGTACGGCCAGTGCCAGTTCATCGTCAGTAGCACTAGACAATAAATCGATATCAGATGATTCTTCTAGTGAATCTTGTCATAAGAGGACATCAGGCTAA
- a CDS encoding histidine phosphatase family protein — MKKLHLIRHAKSSHDNSYLADIDRPLNQRGLQACEVMAAQIAKAGCPFDPIFCSPAVRAQSTIEQISQALPERQISWQVDNALYTFRSQDLLGWCQALEEAVNEVVIVGHNPAMTDFVNEISDRTIDNLPTCGYVQLLFENDSWQNLSADSAKLVSFLKQTSSTRPLG, encoded by the coding sequence GTGAAAAAGTTACATCTGATTCGCCATGCCAAATCTAGCCATGACAATAGCTATCTGGCTGATATTGATCGTCCGCTGAATCAACGTGGGTTACAGGCGTGTGAGGTCATGGCAGCGCAAATTGCTAAGGCAGGCTGTCCATTTGATCCTATCTTTTGCAGTCCGGCGGTGCGGGCTCAATCGACCATAGAACAAATTAGCCAGGCGTTGCCAGAACGGCAGATCAGCTGGCAGGTAGATAATGCCTTATACACCTTTAGGTCGCAGGACTTATTAGGATGGTGCCAAGCGCTAGAAGAGGCGGTGAATGAGGTGGTGATTGTGGGACACAACCCAGCAATGACAGATTTCGTCAACGAGATTAGCGATCGCACCATCGATAACTTGCCAACCTGCGGCTACGTGCAACTCTTGTTTGAGAACGACTCATGGCAAAACTTATCGGCAGACTCAGCAAAACTAGTCAGCTTCCTCAAGCAGACAAGCTCAACCAGACCGCTCGGTTGA
- a CDS encoding BMP family ABC transporter substrate-binding protein: MSRSTQFSRRQVVRGLLAATAFSATTKLSGCSPSSEAGDNTDSAAGEGGEEVVVGFIYVGPKDDFGYNQAHAEGAQAMAALPGIRIIEEENVPETSAVLETMRSMIEIDGATVIFPTSFGYFDPYMLEMAAEFPEVQFFHAGGLYQEGVHPDNVGSYFGYIDEAQYVGGVIAGRMSETGQLGFVAAIPIPQVLRNINSFTLGAQSVNPAATTQVVFTGGWAEPVKEAEATNSMADQGIDVISCHVDSPKVVMETAEERGLYTVGYHANQAPLAPTGYLTGAEWDWESIYTSLGQQFVEGKTLMAGDIEHVLRGGLAENFCKLSPYGPAVTAEAQAEGDAAKEALINGELVIYKGELDSNDGKVILSPGEEYKQQNIELEKMDWLIEGVKGTTGS, from the coding sequence ATGTCGCGTTCTACTCAATTCTCTAGAAGACAGGTCGTGCGTGGATTGCTAGCAGCCACGGCCTTTAGTGCGACGACCAAACTCAGCGGCTGTTCCCCCTCCTCAGAGGCGGGTGATAACACTGATTCAGCAGCAGGTGAGGGTGGGGAAGAGGTCGTCGTTGGCTTTATCTATGTGGGGCCAAAGGACGACTTTGGCTACAACCAGGCGCATGCGGAAGGTGCACAGGCAATGGCTGCTCTGCCTGGAATCAGGATCATTGAGGAGGAAAACGTTCCTGAGACATCGGCTGTGCTAGAGACTATGCGTAGCATGATCGAAATTGATGGCGCCACGGTCATCTTTCCGACTTCGTTTGGCTACTTTGATCCGTACATGCTAGAGATGGCCGCAGAATTTCCAGAGGTACAATTCTTCCATGCGGGTGGACTCTATCAAGAAGGCGTTCATCCTGACAACGTAGGCAGCTACTTTGGCTATATCGATGAGGCTCAGTATGTTGGCGGTGTCATCGCTGGGCGCATGTCCGAAACCGGACAGTTAGGATTTGTCGCAGCGATTCCGATTCCTCAGGTCCTGCGTAACATCAATAGCTTTACGCTGGGCGCTCAGTCAGTTAATCCAGCGGCGACCACGCAGGTTGTGTTTACAGGTGGCTGGGCGGAACCTGTCAAGGAAGCAGAAGCGACCAATAGTATGGCCGATCAAGGCATTGATGTGATCAGCTGTCATGTTGATAGTCCTAAGGTTGTGATGGAAACAGCCGAAGAGAGAGGGCTATACACGGTGGGCTATCACGCCAATCAGGCGCCGCTTGCGCCTACCGGCTATCTGACTGGGGCCGAGTGGGACTGGGAAAGTATCTACACCTCTTTAGGTCAGCAGTTTGTAGAAGGCAAAACGCTAATGGCAGGAGATATTGAACATGTTCTACGAGGCGGACTAGCTGAAAACTTTTGCAAGCTTTCTCCCTATGGTCCGGCAGTCACCGCAGAAGCGCAAGCAGAGGGCGACGCGGCTAAAGAGGCGCTGATAAATGGTGAACTAGTAATTTATAAAGGTGAATTAGACAGCAACGACGGAAAAGTTATCCTATCGCCTGGTGAAGAGTATAAACAACAGAACATTGAGCTAGAGAAAATGGACTGGCTAATCGAAGGTGTCAAAGGGACTACGGGTAGCTGA